A window of the Streptomyces sp. NBC_00250 genome harbors these coding sequences:
- a CDS encoding dihydrolipoamide acetyltransferase family protein, translating into MPDVGEGLTEAEILKWYVQPGDTVTDGQVVIEVETAKAAVELPIPFDGTVHELRFPEGTTVDVGEVIISVNVGGGAAPEAPVAEAAPVAAAPAAPEAEEEEPKGRQPVLVGYGVAASSTKRRARKAPAGTAAPAAPVQAAPVAVAVPEQLNGHAPAAGRPLAKPPVRKLAKDLGVDLATVTPTGPDGIITREDVHAAAAPAPAPAVVAPVAPTPVVEPVAAPAAVQAAPVVSTDARETRIPVKGVRKATAAAMVGSAFTAPHVTEFVTFDITRTMKLVDELKSGTDMAGLRVNPLLLIAKAVLVAVRRNPEINAAWDEAAQEIVLKHYVNLGIAAATPRGLLVPNIKDAHAQTLPELSASLSELISTARDGKTTPAAMQGGTFTITNVGVFGVDTGTPILNPGESAILAVGAIKLQPWVHKGKVKPRQVTTLALSFDHRLVDGELGSKFLADLAAILEQPKRLISWA; encoded by the coding sequence ATGCCCGATGTGGGCGAGGGCCTCACCGAGGCCGAGATCCTCAAGTGGTACGTGCAGCCCGGTGACACCGTCACCGATGGCCAGGTCGTGATCGAGGTCGAGACGGCCAAGGCCGCCGTCGAGCTGCCGATCCCCTTCGACGGCACGGTCCACGAGCTGCGCTTCCCCGAGGGCACGACGGTCGACGTCGGCGAGGTCATCATCTCGGTGAACGTCGGCGGCGGCGCCGCGCCCGAGGCCCCGGTGGCCGAGGCCGCGCCGGTGGCGGCGGCCCCCGCCGCCCCGGAGGCCGAGGAAGAAGAGCCCAAGGGCCGCCAGCCGGTCCTCGTCGGCTACGGCGTGGCCGCCAGCTCCACCAAGCGGCGGGCGCGCAAGGCCCCCGCGGGCACGGCGGCCCCGGCCGCCCCGGTCCAGGCGGCGCCCGTCGCCGTCGCCGTACCGGAGCAGCTCAACGGGCACGCGCCGGCCGCCGGACGCCCGCTGGCCAAGCCGCCGGTCCGGAAGCTCGCCAAGGACCTCGGCGTCGACCTGGCGACGGTCACCCCGACCGGCCCGGACGGCATCATCACCCGTGAGGACGTCCACGCGGCGGCCGCTCCGGCGCCCGCGCCGGCCGTCGTGGCCCCGGTGGCCCCGACGCCCGTGGTCGAGCCCGTGGCGGCCCCGGCAGCCGTTCAGGCCGCTCCCGTCGTCTCGACCGACGCCCGGGAGACCCGTATCCCCGTCAAGGGCGTACGGAAGGCCACGGCGGCGGCGATGGTCGGTTCGGCCTTCACCGCCCCGCACGTCACCGAGTTCGTGACCTTCGACATCACGCGCACGATGAAGCTGGTCGACGAGCTCAAGTCCGGCACGGACATGGCTGGTCTGCGGGTCAACCCGCTGCTCCTCATCGCCAAGGCCGTCCTGGTCGCCGTCCGGCGCAACCCGGAGATCAACGCGGCCTGGGACGAGGCGGCGCAGGAGATCGTCCTCAAGCACTACGTGAACCTGGGCATCGCCGCGGCCACCCCGCGCGGTCTGCTCGTGCCGAACATCAAGGACGCGCACGCGCAGACCCTGCCCGAGCTCTCGGCGTCGCTGAGCGAGCTGATCTCCACCGCCCGCGACGGGAAGACGACCCCGGCGGCGATGCAGGGCGGCACCTTCACCATCACCAACGTCGGCGTCTTCGGCGTCGACACCGGTACGCCCATCCTGAACCCCGGCGAGTCCGCGATCCTCGCGGTCGGTGCGATCAAGCTCCAGCCGTGGGTCCACAAGGGCAAGGTGAAGCCGCGTCAGGTCACGACGCTGGCGCTCTCCTTCGACCACCGTCTGGTCGACGGCGAGCTCGGCTCCAAGTTCCTGGCGGACCTCGCCGCGATCCTGGAGCAGCCGAAGCGCCTGATCAGCTGGGCGTGA
- a CDS encoding GntR family transcriptional regulator, producing the protein MASAPPAADRVYMHVKQAVLDRRYEGGTLLTEGELALAVGVSRTPVREALLKLEMEGLLKLYPKKGALVLAVSAQEIADVVETRLLVEEFAVRRAVPAPASLIERLEELLEEQKLRAEAGDLAEVAVTDRCFHAEIVRHAGNQILSRLYDQLRDRQLRMGVAVMQSQPDRVAKNITEHAEILDRIRAGDVEGAAHCVRQHLSWVKILVRGEDR; encoded by the coding sequence ATGGCATCCGCACCCCCCGCAGCCGACCGTGTCTACATGCACGTCAAGCAGGCCGTACTCGACCGGCGCTACGAGGGAGGCACCCTCCTCACCGAGGGCGAACTCGCCCTCGCCGTGGGGGTGTCACGGACGCCCGTCCGCGAGGCGCTCCTCAAGCTGGAGATGGAAGGGCTGCTGAAGCTCTACCCGAAGAAGGGCGCCCTCGTCCTCGCCGTCTCCGCTCAGGAGATCGCCGACGTCGTCGAGACCCGGCTGCTCGTCGAGGAGTTCGCGGTCCGCCGGGCCGTGCCCGCGCCCGCCTCGCTCATCGAGCGCCTCGAAGAGCTCCTGGAGGAGCAGAAGCTGCGGGCCGAGGCCGGGGACCTCGCCGAAGTCGCCGTCACCGACCGCTGCTTCCACGCCGAGATCGTCCGCCACGCGGGCAACCAGATCCTCTCGCGCCTCTACGACCAGCTCCGCGACCGCCAGCTGCGGATGGGCGTCGCCGTGATGCAGTCCCAGCCCGACCGCGTCGCCAAGAACATCACCGAGCACGCCGAGATCCTCGACCGGATAAGAGCCGGCGACGTGGAGGGCGCGGCGCACTGCGTCCGCCAGCACCTCAGCTGGGTCAAGATCCTGGTCCGGGGTGAGGACCGGTGA
- a CDS encoding MFS transporter, protein MSSRNGYGSAVTLPGDPPGGRRAALVWGVGVAVYFVAVIFRTSLGVAGLDAADRFDVNASALSTFSILQLLVYAGMQIPVGLMVDRLGTKKVLTLGVALFTLGQLGFALSPSYGTALASRALLGCGDAMTFISVLRLGTRWFPARRGPLIGQVAALFGMAGNLVSTVFIARALHGLGWTTTFVGSSLAGVLVLVLLLLFLKDHPEGYEPQPSPELSASFEQGVPPSHAGAAFVRRQIAESWREPGTRLGLWVHFTTQFPAMVFLLLWGLPYLVEAQGLSRSTAGTLLTLVVLSNMVVGLAYGQIIARHHTARAPLALGTVAATALLWATTLAYPGEHAPMWLLVTLCLVLGACGPASMIGFDFARPANPPERQGTASGIVNMGGFVASMTTLLAVGVLLDATGGNYRIAFSSVFVLEALGVVQILRLKARTHRRERERLVASRVEAVHVPV, encoded by the coding sequence GTGAGCAGCCGCAACGGATACGGCTCCGCCGTCACCCTCCCCGGCGATCCGCCCGGCGGGCGTCGCGCGGCCCTCGTCTGGGGCGTCGGCGTCGCCGTCTACTTCGTCGCCGTCATCTTCCGTACGTCCCTGGGGGTCGCCGGACTCGACGCCGCCGACCGCTTCGACGTCAACGCCTCCGCGCTCTCCACCTTCTCCATACTCCAGCTGCTCGTCTACGCGGGCATGCAGATACCCGTCGGCCTGATGGTCGACCGGCTCGGCACCAAGAAGGTCCTCACCCTCGGCGTCGCCCTGTTCACCCTCGGCCAGCTGGGCTTCGCGCTCTCCCCCTCGTACGGCACCGCGCTCGCCTCCCGGGCGCTGCTCGGCTGCGGCGACGCCATGACCTTCATCAGCGTCCTGCGGCTCGGGACCCGCTGGTTCCCGGCCCGCCGGGGCCCGCTCATCGGTCAGGTCGCCGCCCTCTTCGGCATGGCCGGCAACCTCGTCTCCACCGTCTTCATCGCCCGCGCCCTGCACGGCCTCGGCTGGACGACCACCTTCGTCGGCAGCTCCCTCGCGGGCGTCCTCGTCCTCGTGCTGCTGCTGCTCTTCCTCAAGGACCACCCCGAGGGGTACGAGCCGCAGCCCTCCCCCGAGCTCTCGGCTTCGTTCGAGCAGGGGGTACCCCCATCCCACGCGGGCGCCGCCTTCGTACGCCGTCAGATCGCCGAGTCCTGGCGGGAACCCGGCACCCGGCTCGGCCTGTGGGTGCACTTCACCACCCAGTTCCCCGCGATGGTCTTCCTGCTGCTGTGGGGACTGCCGTACCTGGTGGAGGCGCAGGGCCTGTCCCGGTCGACCGCGGGGACCCTGCTCACCCTGGTCGTCCTGTCGAACATGGTCGTCGGCCTCGCGTACGGGCAGATCATCGCCCGCCACCACACGGCCCGCGCCCCGCTCGCCCTCGGCACGGTCGCCGCCACCGCCCTGCTGTGGGCGACCACTCTCGCGTACCCCGGCGAGCACGCCCCGATGTGGCTGCTCGTCACCCTCTGCCTGGTCCTCGGCGCCTGCGGACCGGCCTCGATGATCGGCTTCGACTTCGCCCGCCCGGCGAACCCGCCGGAGCGTCAGGGCACCGCGTCCGGCATCGTCAACATGGGTGGTTTCGTGGCCTCGATGACGACCCTGCTCGCCGTCGGCGTGCTGCTCGACGCGACCGGCGGCAACTACCGGATCGCGTTCTCGTCGGTCTTCGTCCTGGAGGCTCTGGGCGTCGTGCAGATCCTGCGCCTCAAGGCCCGCACCCACCGCAGGGAACGCGAACGGCTCGTCGCCAGCCGGGTGGAGGCCGTACACGTCCCCGTGTGA
- a CDS encoding maleylpyruvate isomerase family mycothiol-dependent enzyme, with the protein MTVHPSLQNYADAWTHSIEAIAELVQPLVEGEWNRPTPCPGWSVRDIVSHVIGMETEMLGDPRPIHSLPRDLYHVRSDFARYMEVQVDVRRHHTAPEMTSELEYILIRRARQLRNENRSPEHLIRAPLGAEQSLELAYRMRAFDVWVHEQDLRVALGVPGNLDSAGAHVTRDVLLEALPKVVAKDAGAPASSAVVLDVSGPVEFLRTVRVDADGRGSVDGAPSLGPAVTLATDWETFVRLACGRVRPADVADRVKTEGDEALAQAILDNFAVTPR; encoded by the coding sequence GTGACCGTCCATCCCAGCCTCCAGAACTACGCCGACGCCTGGACCCACTCCATCGAGGCGATAGCCGAGCTGGTGCAGCCGCTCGTGGAGGGCGAGTGGAACCGGCCGACACCGTGCCCAGGCTGGTCGGTGCGGGACATCGTGTCCCACGTGATCGGCATGGAGACGGAGATGCTCGGCGACCCGCGGCCGATCCACTCCCTGCCGCGCGACCTCTACCACGTACGCAGTGACTTCGCGCGCTACATGGAGGTCCAGGTCGATGTGCGGCGGCACCACACCGCGCCGGAGATGACCTCGGAGCTGGAGTACATCCTGATCCGCCGCGCCCGGCAGCTCCGCAACGAGAACCGCTCCCCCGAGCACCTGATCCGCGCCCCCCTCGGCGCCGAGCAGTCCCTGGAACTGGCCTACCGGATGCGCGCCTTCGACGTGTGGGTGCACGAGCAGGACCTGCGGGTCGCGCTCGGCGTGCCGGGCAACCTGGACTCGGCGGGTGCGCACGTGACCCGTGACGTGCTCCTGGAGGCCCTGCCGAAGGTGGTCGCCAAGGACGCGGGGGCACCCGCCTCTTCGGCCGTGGTCCTCGACGTGAGCGGTCCGGTGGAGTTCCTGCGGACGGTAAGGGTCGACGCGGACGGCCGGGGTTCGGTCGACGGCGCGCCCTCGCTCGGCCCCGCGGTCACGCTCGCGACGGACTGGGAGACGTTCGTGCGTCTCGCCTGCGGCCGGGTCCGGCCGGCCGATGTGGCCGACCGGGTCAAGACGGAGGGCGACGAGGCGCTGGCCCAGGCCATCCTCGACAACTTCGCGGTGACGCCCCGCTGA
- a CDS encoding carbon-nitrogen family hydrolase, which yields MRASLIQIAVDPDEPVDARRARVARLVREESGRADLVVLPELWPTGAFAYESFAAEAEPLNGPTHREMAAAAADAGVWLHAGSFVEAEGGALYNTSLVLSPDGELAASYRKIHRFGFDKGEAVMMAAGEDLVTVDLPHLTVGVGTCYDLRFPELFRGLVDAGAQAFVVPAGWPARRRAHWSLLARARAVENQAYVLACGTAGTHAGVEQAGHSIVVDPWGETVAEAGPDEEILRVVLDPAKVTTTREQFPALKDRVLGIATPKRG from the coding sequence GTGCGCGCCTCGCTGATCCAGATCGCGGTAGACCCGGACGAACCGGTCGACGCCCGACGCGCCCGCGTGGCGCGTCTCGTACGGGAGGAATCCGGCCGCGCCGACCTCGTCGTCCTGCCGGAACTGTGGCCCACGGGCGCCTTCGCGTACGAGTCCTTCGCCGCCGAGGCCGAACCGCTGAACGGCCCCACGCACCGCGAGATGGCCGCCGCGGCGGCCGACGCCGGCGTCTGGCTGCACGCCGGATCGTTCGTCGAGGCGGAGGGCGGCGCGCTGTACAACACGTCGCTGGTCCTCTCCCCCGACGGCGAACTCGCCGCCTCCTACCGGAAGATCCACCGCTTCGGCTTCGACAAGGGCGAGGCGGTGATGATGGCTGCCGGGGAGGACCTCGTCACCGTCGACCTGCCGCACCTCACCGTCGGCGTCGGCACCTGCTACGACCTGCGCTTCCCGGAACTCTTCCGCGGGCTCGTCGACGCGGGCGCCCAGGCCTTCGTGGTCCCGGCCGGCTGGCCCGCCCGCCGCCGCGCCCACTGGAGCCTGCTGGCCCGGGCCCGCGCGGTCGAGAACCAGGCGTACGTCCTCGCCTGCGGTACGGCGGGCACCCACGCGGGCGTGGAGCAGGCCGGCCACTCGATCGTCGTCGACCCCTGGGGCGAGACCGTCGCCGAGGCGGGCCCGGACGAGGAGATCCTCCGGGTCGTCCTGGACCCGGCGAAGGTCACCACGACCCGCGAACAGTTCCCGGCCCTGAAGGACCGGGTCCTGGGGATCGCGACGCCGAAGCGGGGCTGA
- a CDS encoding histidine kinase has translation MPSFDVTRSRFRLTDDEVFVLAQLATGQPVPESMAPAEARLRDAGLTNAAGELSALLLPLMRTLVQPSVIVSLEAGGRQGTLHHGMLIGDEHVVCHETWPGEEEAEYRLVEPRTVVWTLADLIALRRSDAAEAEEQVVETTVGVLETGLTALEKAASTPGADERALVDEALRAAGAADDTATRLAPLIVELRSNWRMTAAWQGRKDGVPGVAARAVAAWDCGPLGQWLRELPAEPMAEGGATADSPFRLRRVAPKRIWEELTGLLPDATELVREQAPPQA, from the coding sequence ATGCCTTCCTTCGACGTGACCCGATCCCGTTTCCGGCTGACCGACGACGAGGTCTTCGTCCTCGCCCAGCTGGCGACCGGTCAGCCGGTCCCGGAGTCCATGGCGCCCGCCGAGGCGCGGCTGCGGGACGCCGGGCTCACCAACGCGGCCGGGGAGCTGTCCGCGCTCCTGCTGCCCCTGATGCGGACCCTCGTCCAGCCCTCCGTGATCGTCTCCCTGGAGGCGGGCGGCCGGCAGGGCACCCTGCACCACGGGATGCTCATCGGTGACGAGCACGTCGTCTGCCACGAGACCTGGCCGGGCGAGGAGGAGGCGGAGTACCGGCTCGTCGAGCCGAGGACCGTGGTGTGGACGCTGGCCGACCTGATCGCGCTGCGCCGGTCCGACGCCGCCGAGGCGGAGGAGCAGGTCGTCGAGACGACCGTCGGCGTCCTGGAGACGGGACTCACGGCCCTGGAGAAGGCCGCGTCGACGCCCGGCGCGGACGAGCGGGCCCTGGTCGACGAGGCGCTGCGGGCGGCGGGAGCCGCGGACGACACCGCCACGCGGCTCGCACCGCTGATCGTGGAGCTGCGCTCCAACTGGCGGATGACCGCGGCCTGGCAGGGCCGCAAGGACGGCGTGCCGGGTGTGGCGGCCCGCGCGGTCGCCGCCTGGGACTGCGGTCCGCTCGGCCAGTGGCTGCGGGAGCTGCCCGCCGAGCCGATGGCGGAGGGCGGGGCGACGGCCGACAGCCCGTTCCGGCTGCGCCGCGTCGCCCCGAAGCGGATCTGGGAGGAGCTGACCGGCCTGCTGCCGGACGCCACGGAGCTCGTACGGGAGCAGGCGCCGCCGCAGGCCTGA
- the yczR gene encoding aminotransferase-like domain-containing protein, producing MKPIDRSPDASPDTREVPETLDGLVSRLGRWSAGRGPLYLLLAARLRRLVDEGALPPGALLPPDRRLAKALAVGRTTVVAAYDTLRQEGRLVRRQGSGTRVARAALAPEATEGARVTETSNPLFLHLLEAPDDVILLSCAAPVEPPPELAEAYRSLVLPGGDLGYHPAGLGVLREAVAARYAARGVPTGPGQILVTTGAQQGLSLLARLLLAPGDGVLVEAPTYPGALDLFREAAARPLPVAVGPDGLDVAEAVRVMERHRPALAYVVARFQNPTGTVLPPLAGRRLVEAANALGVPLVDDEVLGDLAFDTAPEPPALSAYGDVIGVGSLSKVVWGGLRIGWVRGPAPLIARLGRLKALHDLGCDVPSQLVAARLLDDFAPVRAARLRTLRAGHAHLRAELARRLPSWSCAPATGGQTLWVRLPHGDGVSFAQVALRHGVAVLPGATTDALGGSVRHLRLHFLLPPDVLTEAVGRLAAAWAEYAPVPGPEPVSASLRGITV from the coding sequence ATGAAACCAATCGACCGGTCCCCGGACGCGTCACCGGACACCCGCGAGGTCCCCGAGACGCTCGACGGCCTCGTCTCGCGGCTCGGTCGCTGGTCCGCCGGCCGTGGGCCCCTCTATCTGCTGCTCGCGGCCCGGCTGCGCCGCCTCGTCGACGAGGGCGCGCTGCCCCCGGGCGCGCTCCTGCCGCCCGACCGGCGGCTCGCGAAGGCCCTTGCCGTGGGCCGTACGACGGTGGTCGCGGCGTACGACACCCTGCGCCAGGAGGGGCGGCTGGTCCGGCGGCAGGGCAGCGGCACCCGGGTCGCGCGGGCCGCGCTCGCACCGGAGGCGACCGAGGGGGCGCGCGTGACGGAGACGTCGAACCCGCTGTTCCTGCACCTCCTGGAGGCGCCGGACGACGTGATCCTGCTGAGCTGCGCGGCCCCGGTGGAGCCCCCGCCCGAGCTGGCGGAGGCGTACCGCTCGCTCGTCCTGCCGGGCGGCGACCTCGGCTACCACCCGGCCGGTCTGGGGGTGCTGCGGGAGGCGGTGGCGGCGCGGTACGCGGCGCGGGGGGTGCCGACCGGGCCCGGGCAGATCCTGGTCACCACCGGTGCGCAGCAGGGGCTTTCGCTGCTCGCCCGGCTGCTGCTGGCGCCGGGGGACGGGGTGCTGGTGGAGGCGCCGACGTATCCGGGGGCGCTGGACCTGTTCCGGGAGGCCGCGGCGAGGCCCCTGCCGGTCGCGGTCGGTCCGGACGGGCTCGACGTGGCGGAGGCGGTACGGGTGATGGAACGCCACCGTCCCGCCCTGGCCTATGTGGTGGCCCGGTTCCAGAACCCGACGGGGACGGTGCTTCCGCCGCTCGCCGGACGCCGCCTGGTGGAGGCGGCGAACGCCCTGGGGGTGCCGCTCGTGGACGACGAGGTCCTCGGCGACCTGGCCTTCGACACCGCACCGGAACCCCCGGCGCTCTCCGCGTACGGCGACGTCATCGGGGTCGGTTCGCTCAGCAAGGTCGTGTGGGGCGGGCTGCGGATCGGCTGGGTGCGCGGCCCGGCGCCCCTGATCGCCCGCCTCGGCCGGCTGAAGGCCCTGCACGACCTGGGCTGCGACGTGCCGTCCCAGCTGGTCGCGGCCCGTCTGCTCGACGACTTCGCTCCCGTACGGGCCGCCCGGCTCCGCACCCTGCGCGCGGGTCACGCCCACCTCCGCGCCGAGCTCGCCCGCCGTCTCCCCTCCTGGTCCTGTGCCCCGGCGACCGGCGGCCAGACCCTCTGGGTGCGGCTCCCCCACGGCGACGGCGTCTCCTTCGCCCAGGTCGCCCTCCGGCACGGTGTGGCCGTCCTGCCGGGTGCGACCACCGACGCCCTCGGCGGCAGCGTCCGGCATCTGCGTCTGCACTTCCTGCTGCCGCCCGACGTGCTCACGGAGGCGGTAGGGAGGCTGGCGGCGGCCTGGGCGGAGTACGCGCCGGTCCCGGGACCGGAACCCGTGTCGGCGTCGCTGCGGGGCATCACGGTCTGA
- a CDS encoding trans-sulfuration enzyme family protein, with amino-acid sequence MSLTSSSSASPRPETLTVHPPHVEITGSRPLGVPLHQGHVFAFDSADALATAFTSTEAFLYNRHGNPTVRTLEDAVARLEGGTAGISFASGMGAVNAVLFGLLASGGHVIAQTCLYGGTYGVLTDLATRWGVDVTYVSGTDPEEVRAALRPETRLLYLETIANPTTRVSDVPALAAVAAEAGVPVAVDNTFASPLLFRPLDHGADIVVHSATKYLAGHADVLGGVAVFKDAELYERIRHHSVEQGASTDPFAAWLTLRGIQTLSLRMERQCASAADLAARLAAHPAVAAVRHPSLDSHPDREIAARLLPDGGGGVISVDLAGGRDAGRTFVEAVRVASLSVSLGDVKTLVMHPASTSHHQLDAAALEAAGIGPGTVRISTGIEHVEDLWTDLEQALDKAL; translated from the coding sequence ATGAGCCTCACGTCGTCCTCCTCGGCCTCCCCCCGTCCCGAGACCCTCACGGTCCACCCGCCCCACGTCGAGATCACCGGCAGCCGGCCGCTCGGCGTCCCCCTCCACCAGGGACACGTCTTCGCCTTCGACTCGGCCGACGCCCTCGCCACCGCCTTCACCTCCACCGAGGCCTTCCTCTACAACCGCCACGGCAACCCCACCGTCCGCACCCTGGAGGACGCCGTCGCCCGCCTCGAAGGCGGCACCGCCGGCATCTCCTTCGCCTCCGGCATGGGCGCCGTGAACGCCGTCCTCTTCGGCCTGCTCGCCAGCGGCGGTCACGTCATCGCCCAGACCTGCCTGTACGGCGGTACGTACGGGGTGCTCACCGACCTCGCCACCCGCTGGGGCGTCGACGTCACGTACGTCTCCGGCACGGACCCGGAGGAGGTGCGGGCGGCCCTGCGCCCCGAGACCCGGCTCCTCTACCTGGAGACCATCGCCAACCCGACGACCCGCGTCTCCGACGTGCCCGCGCTCGCCGCCGTGGCCGCCGAGGCCGGGGTCCCGGTCGCCGTCGACAACACCTTCGCCTCGCCGCTCCTCTTCCGGCCGCTGGACCACGGCGCCGACATCGTCGTCCACTCCGCGACCAAGTACCTGGCCGGGCACGCGGACGTCCTCGGCGGCGTCGCCGTCTTCAAGGACGCCGAGCTGTACGAACGCATCCGCCACCACTCGGTCGAACAGGGCGCCTCCACCGACCCGTTCGCCGCCTGGCTCACCCTCCGCGGCATCCAGACGCTGTCCCTGCGCATGGAGCGCCAGTGCGCGAGCGCCGCCGACCTGGCGGCCCGGCTCGCCGCGCACCCGGCGGTCGCGGCCGTACGGCACCCCTCCCTGGACAGCCACCCGGACCGGGAGATCGCCGCGCGCCTGCTGCCCGACGGCGGCGGCGGGGTGATCTCCGTCGACCTCGCGGGCGGCCGGGACGCGGGCCGCACCTTCGTCGAGGCGGTCCGCGTCGCCTCCCTCAGCGTCTCCCTCGGCGATGTGAAGACCCTGGTGATGCACCCGGCCTCCACGTCCCACCACCAGCTCGACGCGGCGGCCCTGGAGGCGGCCGGGATCGGCCCCGGCACGGTCAGGATCTCGACCGGCATCGAGCACGTCGAGGACCTGTGGACGGACCTGGAGCAGGCATTGGACAAGGCCCTCTAG
- a CDS encoding LURP-one-related/scramblase family protein has translation MKYLVRDKIFAIGDDYWIEDEQGRHAFLVDGKALRLRDTLELKDPDGQVLITLRQKMFSLRDAMTIERDDRPLATVRRKRLSLLRNHYRVTLVEGTELDVSGRILDREFTVEYEGELLAHISRRWFHVRETYAVNVVREDADAALLVAVAVCVIRMAERERED, from the coding sequence GTGAAATATCTCGTACGGGACAAGATCTTCGCGATCGGCGACGACTACTGGATCGAGGACGAGCAGGGCCGCCACGCCTTCCTCGTCGACGGCAAGGCCCTGCGCCTGCGCGACACCCTGGAGCTGAAGGACCCCGACGGGCAGGTCCTGATCACCCTGCGGCAGAAGATGTTCAGCCTGCGGGATGCGATGACCATCGAGCGCGACGATCGGCCGCTGGCGACCGTCCGCCGCAAGCGGCTCTCGCTGCTGCGCAACCACTACCGGGTGACGCTCGTCGAGGGCACAGAACTCGACGTCAGCGGCCGGATCCTGGACCGGGAGTTCACCGTCGAGTACGAGGGCGAACTCCTGGCCCACATCTCCCGCCGGTGGTTCCACGTCCGCGAGACGTACGCGGTGAACGTGGTCCGCGAGGACGCGGACGCCGCACTGCTCGTCGCGGTGGCGGTCTGCGTGATCCGGATGGCCGAGCGGGAGCGGGAGGACTGA
- a CDS encoding bestrophin-like domain → MALLETFVVVLGVAFVAALAVFAKTRLFPVHEDEEPREDVAEYIAMMVSVLYAVVLGLCLVSVWETRSSAADHVQVEASALHQMYLLADALPADRRQPVRDAAKTYARHVVDVEWPVMEARGPLDPTGWRLLEQLRQAGEVSDSAKVPQQIAAQEVLAQLSYIDDARRGREAAAQERLSPVLWTGLLIGGALTLAFMFLFGIRRSTTHVVMVMGLSGFIAFTVLLIHQLDSPFGTTLGATPDAFTRYFG, encoded by the coding sequence GTGGCCCTGCTCGAAACGTTCGTCGTGGTCCTCGGCGTCGCGTTCGTCGCCGCCCTCGCCGTCTTCGCCAAGACCAGGCTCTTCCCCGTCCACGAGGACGAGGAGCCCCGGGAGGACGTCGCCGAGTACATCGCCATGATGGTCTCGGTGCTCTACGCCGTCGTCCTCGGCCTCTGTCTGGTCTCGGTCTGGGAGACCCGCTCCTCCGCCGCCGACCACGTACAGGTCGAGGCGAGCGCCCTGCACCAGATGTATCTGCTCGCCGACGCGCTTCCCGCCGACCGTCGGCAGCCGGTGCGCGACGCGGCCAAGACGTACGCGCGTCATGTCGTCGACGTCGAGTGGCCGGTGATGGAGGCGCGCGGGCCGCTCGACCCGACCGGCTGGCGCCTGCTCGAACAGCTGCGGCAGGCCGGCGAGGTGAGCGACTCCGCGAAGGTGCCCCAGCAGATCGCCGCCCAGGAGGTGCTCGCCCAGCTGAGCTACATCGACGACGCGCGGCGCGGCCGGGAGGCGGCGGCGCAGGAGCGGCTCTCCCCCGTGCTGTGGACGGGGCTGCTCATCGGGGGCGCGCTGACGCTGGCGTTCATGTTCCTCTTCGGGATCAGGAGGAGCACGACCCATGTGGTGATGGTGATGGGCCTCTCCGGCTTCATCGCGTTCACCGTGCTGCTGATCCATCAGCTCGACTCGCCGTTCGGCACGACGCTGGGGGCGACCCCGGACGCGTTCACCCGCTACTTCGGGTGA